The following proteins are encoded in a genomic region of Nycticebus coucang isolate mNycCou1 chromosome 17, mNycCou1.pri, whole genome shotgun sequence:
- the FTMT gene encoding ferritin, mitochondrial gives MLSRFWFLSKHTSLSLVSWHSTRGAFALLPRWAWVPPSGPQLAVPCRPLAAASSWDPLGPTATGSRVRQNFHPDSEAAINHQINLELYASYVYLSMAYYFSRDDVALNNFSRYFLHQSREETGHAEKLMRLQNQRGGRICLQDIKKPGQDDWESGLHAMECALLLEKNVNQSLLELHALASEKGDPHLCDFLETHYLHEQVKSIKELGDHVHNLVRMGAPDAGLAEYLFDKHTLGSEKKHN, from the coding sequence ATGCTGTCCCGTTTCTGGTTCCTCTCCAAGCACACCAGCCTTTCCCTGGTGTCCTGGCACAGCACCCGCGGCGCCTTCGCGCTCCTGCCTCGCTGGGCCTGGGTGCCGCCCTCAGGGCCCCAGCTGGCAGTGCCCTGCCGCCCACTGGCTGCAGCCTCCTCCTGGGACCCTCTCGGACCCACAGCCACTGGCTCCCGGGTGCGCCAGAACTTCCACCCTGACTCCGAGGCCGCCATCAACCACCAGATCAACCTTGAGCTCTATGCGTCCTACGTGTACCTGTCCATGGCCTATTACTTCTCCCGAGATGATGTGGCCTTGAACAACTTCTCCAGGTACTTTCTCCACCAGTCTCGGGAGGAGACGGGGCACGCGGAGAAGCTGATGAGGCTGCAGAACCAGCGAGGAGGCCGGATCTGCCTGCAGGACATCAAGAAGCCCGGCCAGGACGACTGGGAAAGCGGGCTGCACGCCATGGAGTGTGCCCTGCTCTTAGAAAAGAACGTCAACCAGTCGTTGCTGGAATTGCACGCTCTGGCCTCAGAAAAAGGTGACCCCCATTTGTGCGATTTCCTGGAAACCCACTACCTGCATGAGCAGGTGAAGTCTATCAAGGAACTAGGTGACCACGTGCACAACCTGGTCAGGATGGGGGCCCCGGATGCTGGCCTGGCAGAGTACCTTTTTGACAAACATACTCTTGGAAGTGAAAAAAAGCATAACTAA